Proteins encoded in a region of the Trypanosoma brucei gambiense DAL972 chromosome 11, complete sequence genome:
- a CDS encoding vacuolar sorting-associated protein-like,putative, which translates to MEVAFTISPGERQHVEYLADLFAIILAIEKVEKATLRDIITQEQYSSTITRLLDKYKSTVTYLEQSRNPFYSTIDSFWENYGSRCPAARTRIQLSFDDAKQQQQQQQDSDVNGTVDPRLVLECGQHFITLMDSLKLQQTAVDQLYTLLADLVRGLQRLGVTDQSFFHRLTTWKEKFDTMNASDELSERDTREFAFVLECGYQAFHAYLSESSARRPKA; encoded by the coding sequence ATGGAAGTGGCATTCACCATTTCGCCGGGAGAACGGCAACATGTGGAATATCTTGCAGACCTATTTGCAATTATTCTCGCGATTGAGAAAGTGGAGAAGGCCACGTTACGCGATATCATTACGCAAGAACAATACAGTTCTACCATTACACGGTTGTTAGACAAGTACAAGTCTACTGTTACCTACCTCGAACAAAGTCGCAATCCGTTCTACTCCACTATTGACTCGTTTTGGGAGAACTACGGTTCTAGGTGTCCCGCTGCCCGCACGCGCATTCAGCTTTCGTTTGATGACGccaagcaacaacaacaacagcagcaagacAGTGATGTTAATGGTACTGTGGATCCTAGGCTAGTGCTAGAGTGTGGTCAGCACTTCATTACACTAATGGATTCGCTAAAACTACAACAAACGGCGGTTGATCAGTTGTACACGTTACTTGCAGACCTTGTGCGTGGCTTGCAGCGGCTTGGTGTCACAGATCAGAGCTTCTTTCACCGTCTTACGacgtggaaagaaaagtttGATACCATGAATGCCTCAGACGAACTGAGTGAACGGGACACACGCGAGTTTGCGTTTGTTTTGGAGTGTGGCTACCAGGCCTTCCACGCGTACCTTAGCGAGTCATCTGCGCGACGGCCAAAGGCGTAA